Sequence from the Thermocoleostomius sinensis A174 genome:
AGAAAATGGCTTTTCAAATATTACAGAACTAATTGAAGCAAGCAAAAAATCTTTTCTTGGTGAAATTAATTTGATTACACCTGCGATGCGATTGGCACTCGATCAAATTTTGCATTGTCCGTTTATAGGGAATACCAGACAGATTTATCTAACCAGTAAGTGCTTAGAACTGATTGCGCTAAAATTGGATCAACTTCACCAAGAAAATTCAGATACCAAAAAAAACCTGTGTTCTCTGAAGCCTGATGATATCGATCGTATTTACCTGGCAAGAGACATTATTACCAAAAACGTAGACAATCCTCCGTCTTTGATACAATTGTCTCGGCAGGTTGGGCTAAATGATTTCAAGTTAAAGTCAGGATTTCGTGAGATCTTTGGAACGACGGTGTTTGGCTATCTTCATCGCCATCGGATGGAAAAGGCTCGTCAACTGTTGAACGATCGCCGTTTGAATGTGAAGGAAGTGGCACAAGCGGTGGGATATGCGAACCAGAGCCGATTCGCTGCGGCCTTTCGCAAACAGTTTGGCATTAACCCCAAGGCCTACCTGTTGAGACAACAATCCGGATAGGAAAGTAAACTGAATGAGGGCGATCGCTCCAGTAATCTTCTACAATAAAGCGAATACAATGAGATTAGTTCTGCTGAGGGCAGCCGTCTCGTGATCAATATTACTGATAAGGTTACGTTTCCAAATGCTAATCTACTGGTCACCGAGGATGATACGTCGGTAGACAACTTCGCTTCGGCAAAACAGCAACGATTACTGGTCAGCAGTCTCTATACTTCTCCAATACCCAAATGCGGGTAAGTTATTATGTCGTCTATGATTCCGCTCAACAGTTGGGAAATTCCCCCCCTTTACGGCTCTACAAACTACGAGGGCTACACCACACCGAATTGACTGAGCCGTGGCTAGAGCAAGTGAATTTAGGCTTCAGGCTTTGGCAAGGGGAGTTTGAAGGGCGGCGAGATACCTGGTTACGCTGGTGTGATGAGAAGGGAAATATCTTGTTGACAGGCGATGAAAAGACAGAGCAGGAACGTCAACGGGCAGACCGGTTAGCGGAGATGTTAAGAGCGCAGGGAATTGACCCCGATCAACTTTCCTCTTAGGCTCTGAAGTCGAGTAAAAGATCCGGATGGGGCGCAAAAAGATCCCGATGGGAGCGATCAAACCTGCCCATGTCGTCTAATTTCCCGGTATCTTCTTGAGAATAGTTCCTAGTAGTTTTGTCTACTAGCTAGTTTTAAGAGGTGTGGGAAAATTCATGGGAATCAGTTTGAGGAATTGGAACAATGGCTCACGTTTTGGGGTTGGCAATAGAGAGCGATCGCCTGCCCTGCTGGGTATTTGCGTTTTGAGTGCCCTGATTTTGCAGCCACGACCTGCTCAGGCGATTGAGGATCTGACCCTACAAACTGCGCTCCAAGCCCCAGCCATTGATGAAGGTTCAGGAGCGGACATTCCTCAACTGAGTGACCTGGAGCAACCCGCTACCACGATCGAAGATTGGATAGCGCAGATTTCTCAGGCTCTTGTGCAAGTGACGGGAGTGCGGGTAGAGGTGACAGAATCCGGGTTACAGGTGGTGTTGGATGTTACAGAGGGCGAACTGCCGACTCCCACAATGCGATCAGTGGGGAATGCGTGGATTACCGATTTTCCCGATGCAGTGTTGGCAGTGCCGGATGGAGAGGAGTTTTCTCAAGCAAATCCGATCGAGGGAATAGCGCTAGTGAGCGTAACGAGTTTACCAGGCGATCGGGTACGCGTTGCTATTACAGGGGTGAATGCTCCCCCCATGGTGGATGTGCGCGAGGAAGGGCAGGAATTTGTTCTTAGCGTCGTTCCAGGAACGGAAGGGGCTGGCACTGATCAAGATGCCATTCAGGTGGTAGTGACGGCTGAACAGGATGAAGGTTATAACCCTTCCAGAGCCACTACTGCGACGCGAACGGATACGCCCTTACGGGATATCCCAGCTTCTATTACGGTGATTCCTCGTCAAGTGATTGAAGATCAGGGAGCCGTTCGCCTCGATGAAATATTGCGTAACGCAAGCGGCGTGACCTTCTCCAGTTCTTTCGGAAATCGAGGGCAGGACTTCCGAATTCGAGGATTTGGTGCGACGCAGTTTAGAAATGGATTAAGGGAAGATGCGGGTGGAGGAGGTTCCTTTGTCAATCGCACTGCTCAAGAAACGGCGAATATTGAGCGGGTTGAAGTGCTTCGAGGTCCTGCTTCGGTCTTGTTTGGACAGGGTGAACCGGGAGGAGTGATTAATCTTGTTTCCAAAAGTCCCCTCACTGTGCCTTACTACGATATTGAATTTACGGCTGGAAATTTTAACTTTTATCGCCCTACACTGGATTTTTCAGGCCCATTAACGGATGATGGTGCGCTGGCTTACCGTCTAAATTTGGTCTACGAAGATACCGATAGCTTTCGAGATTTTGCTGATTCAAGGCGTTACTTTATTGCTCCGACCTTAGCGTGGCGAATGGGTGCAGATACAACGCTGACTTTAGAGGCTTCTTATCTGCAAGATCGACGCACATTCGATCGCGGTTTGATTGTGTTGAACGGTGACGATCGCCCAGCCGACTTACCCCTAAATCGAGCCTTGTTTGATCCAAGATTCTCTGCAAGTAACTTTGATGAAACGCGAGCATATTTATATTTTGATCACGAATTTTCTGATAATCTCTCGATTCGTAGTGCATTTCGGTATACTACTAGTTTTGAATCGGATCGGGAAGGAACTTCTAATGCGATCGGGCTGTTAGACGATAATCGCACTGTAGAGCTTGAATCCTATTTTGGTGATCAGCGTTTTGAAACTTACACGTTTCAAAATGATTTAGTTTGGGGATTTGATACTGGCTCCATTGCACATACGTTGTTGATTGGGTTAGAACTTGCCAGTAACAATGCTCGATTTACGTCACAAGCTCCCGCAGAGCAACAAGCGTTAACTGGAGGATTACTTGATATTTTCGATCCAGATTATGATGCCATTACCTATACCGGAGGTTATCAGTTTACATTTGATGGCAATCGCCAAAATCAAAGAACGCTTGGCATTTATGTACAGGATCAAATCAATATATTAGACAACCTTATTGTCTTGCTAGGAGGACGCTTTGACTCGATCGATTCGGAAGAACGTTTTGGAGACTTTAGCCAAAATAGCAATGACAATGCCTTTTCTCCGCGTGTTGGTTTAGTTTATCAGCCCAACGCAACATTATCACTCTATGCTAGTTACGCCCGATCATTTGTTCCAGAAGCTGGTCGAAGTGCAGACAACACACCATTTGAACCAACCAGAGGAACTCAATACGAAATTGG
This genomic interval carries:
- a CDS encoding helix-turn-helix transcriptional regulator; translated protein: MVPPQFGQGQIRSIFLQGMELLIFQYRLHDDLRVIDEAGGTEWEFGFNISGNRCGKQTGESFIGWGSYEDGGIYETYANDAILKIDINLHTPEQLYQLIGEELENGFSNITELIEASKKSFLGEINLITPAMRLALDQILHCPFIGNTRQIYLTSKCLELIALKLDQLHQENSDTKKNLCSLKPDDIDRIYLARDIITKNVDNPPSLIQLSRQVGLNDFKLKSGFREIFGTTVFGYLHRHRMEKARQLLNDRRLNVKEVAQAVGYANQSRFAAAFRKQFGINPKAYLLRQQSG
- a CDS encoding TonB-dependent siderophore receptor, producing MGISLRNWNNGSRFGVGNRERSPALLGICVLSALILQPRPAQAIEDLTLQTALQAPAIDEGSGADIPQLSDLEQPATTIEDWIAQISQALVQVTGVRVEVTESGLQVVLDVTEGELPTPTMRSVGNAWITDFPDAVLAVPDGEEFSQANPIEGIALVSVTSLPGDRVRVAITGVNAPPMVDVREEGQEFVLSVVPGTEGAGTDQDAIQVVVTAEQDEGYNPSRATTATRTDTPLRDIPASITVIPRQVIEDQGAVRLDEILRNASGVTFSSSFGNRGQDFRIRGFGATQFRNGLREDAGGGGSFVNRTAQETANIERVEVLRGPASVLFGQGEPGGVINLVSKSPLTVPYYDIEFTAGNFNFYRPTLDFSGPLTDDGALAYRLNLVYEDTDSFRDFADSRRYFIAPTLAWRMGADTTLTLEASYLQDRRTFDRGLIVLNGDDRPADLPLNRALFDPRFSASNFDETRAYLYFDHEFSDNLSIRSAFRYTTSFESDREGTSNAIGLLDDNRTVELESYFGDQRFETYTFQNDLVWGFDTGSIAHTLLIGLELASNNARFTSQAPAEQQALTGGLLDIFDPDYDAITYTGGYQFTFDGNRQNQRTLGIYVQDQINILDNLIVLLGGRFDSIDSEERFGDFSQNSNDNAFSPRVGLVYQPNATLSLYASYARSFVPEAGRSADNTPFEPTRGTQYEIGIKADFLDGRLSTTLAAYDITRSNITTLDPDNPNFSIQVGEQRDRGIDFDIAGEILPGWNIIAGYSYLDASITRDNTFEVGNRLNNAPRNSASLWTTYTIQSGDLRGLGFGAGIFFVDQRAGDLANSFTLPSYTRFDAALYYNRDNFRAALNFKNLFDTEYFAGSQSRFAVVPGAPFEVRGTVSWQF